The Breoghania sp. L-A4 sequence CGAGAGGAACACCACCGGCGTGGAAATCGACAGCGCCGAAGCCGCCGTCATGCCCTGTCCGATGGTGCATCCGAAGGACATCACGCCGCCGGTTCCCATCAGGAACGCGCCGGAGAGGTGACGGCGCAGCTCGCGGACATCGTCGCAGGCCTCCCACCGGAATTCACGCCGCATGGCCGCGCCGGCGAGCGCCCCCGCGATAACCCCGACAACCGCGCCGACGCCGAAGTCGATGGTCGCGCCGCTGAAGGTCATGGCGTAGAGGATCGTCTGACCCACAGGGCGTACGAAGGTGTAGGAGGCCAGCGGCTGCGGATCGAAGGGATCCGCGCCGAGCGTCGCGGTGGCGAACCACCCCCAGGCGATCACCAGGCCCACGGCGACACCGGAGACGACCAGCCGCCAGCGTTGCCGGAACCCTTTGTCCCGGAGGGCCCATAGCGCCAGGACCGCGGCGACCAGATAGCCCCAGAGCGCGCCCGCGTTGGTGCCGAGCAAGATGTCCATCATCGCGGCGAAATCATGCGCGCCGAGCGCCGACAGATCCAGCGTCACCGGATCGGTGAACTCGAGCCTGATAAACGATGTGACGCCGCCCATCATCATGTAGGCGGAGATTCCCAGCACGAGGAAGGTGACCAGGGCGCGCAGGTCGCCGCCGCCCATCCTCACCAGCGTACCGAAGCCGCAGGTGCCGTTGAGCGCCATGCCCGCGCCGAACAGCAGCCCGCCGACGATCGCGCTCAGCCACGTGAACTCCGCCGCGCGGTAGATGGATTGGTCGAGATCAAGGATTCCCTGCCACGCCATGGTTTGCACGAGCACGATCGCCACGGCGACCGCCAGCGCCCACGCGCGCATGCGGCGATAGTCGGAGCCGTAGAAAATGTTCTCGAATGCCGC is a genomic window containing:
- a CDS encoding YeeE/YedE family protein encodes the protein MDALSTPVLLALAGFAGGVVLGLAARLGRFCTLAAFENIFYGSDYRRMRAWALAVAVAIVLVQTMAWQGILDLDQSIYRAAEFTWLSAIVGGLLFGAGMALNGTCGFGTLVRMGGGDLRALVTFLVLGISAYMMMGGVTSFIRLEFTDPVTLDLSALGAHDFAAMMDILLGTNAGALWGYLVAAVLALWALRDKGFRQRWRLVVSGVAVGLVIAWGWFATATLGADPFDPQPLASYTFVRPVGQTILYAMTFSGATIDFGVGAVVGVIAGALAGAAMRREFRWEACDDVRELRRHLSGAFLMGTGGVMSFGCTIGQGMTAASALSISTPVVFLSIALGARLGLSWLMEGSLRGLFSSLIAVRRLP